A genome region from Passer domesticus isolate bPasDom1 chromosome 27, bPasDom1.hap1, whole genome shotgun sequence includes the following:
- the SNF8 gene encoding vacuolar-sorting protein SNF8 isoform X2, with product MHRRGVGAGAIARRKLTEAKYKERGTVLAEDQLAQMSRQLETFRTHLQAFASKHKQEIRRSPEFRLQFQHMCAAIGVDPLASGKGFWAEVLGVGDFYYELGVQIIEVCLALRHRNGGLITLEELQAQVLKGRGKFAQDVSADDLLRAIKKLKVLGSGFGIIPVGGTFLVQSVPAELSMDHTVVLQLAEKKGFVTVSEIRDSLKWETERAKQDHLLREGMAWLDPIPIFPVFPGSPAEGGHGLAGSHSHYFSRFSRFCRITC from the exons GCCAAGTACAAGGAGCGCGGCACGGTGCTGGCTGAGGACCAGCTGGCCCAG ATGTCCAGGCAGCTGGAGACGTTCCGCACGCACCTGCAGGCCTTCGCCTCCAAGCACAAGCAGGAGATTCGCCGCAGCCCCGAGTTCCGCCTGCAGTTCCAGCACATGTGCGCCGCCATCGGCGTCGACCCGCTGGCCT CTGGAAAAGGGTTCTGGGCCGAGGTGCTGGGAGTCGGAGACTTCTACTACGAGCTGGGCGTGCAGATCATCGAGGTGTGCCTGGCGCTGCGGCACCGCAACGGAG ggctgatcacgctggaggagctgcaggcgCAGGTGCTCAAGGGCCGCGGGAAGTTTGCGCAGGACGTCAGCGC ggatgATCTGCTCCGCGCCATCAAGAAGCTGAAGGTCCTGGGCAGCGGCTTCGGGATCATCCCCGTGGGGGGAACGTTCCTGGTGCAGTCGGTGCCGGCCGAGCTCAGCATGGACCACACggtggtgctgcagctggcCGAG aaaaaaggATTTGTGACAGTCAGCGAGATCCGGGACAGCCTCAAGTGGGAGACGGAGAGAGCCAAGCAG GATCACCTGCTGAGGGAGGGCATGGCCTGGctggatcccattcccatttttcccgtTTTTCCAGGATCACCTGCTGAGGGAGGGCATGGCCTGGctggatcccattcccattatttttcccgtttttcccgTTTTTGCAGGATCACCTGCTGA
- the SNF8 gene encoding vacuolar-sorting protein SNF8 isoform X1, with amino-acid sequence MHRRGVGAGAIARRKLTEAKYKERGTVLAEDQLAQMSRQLETFRTHLQAFASKHKQEIRRSPEFRLQFQHMCAAIGVDPLASGKGFWAEVLGVGDFYYELGVQIIEVCLALRHRNGGLITLEELQAQVLKGRGKFAQDVSADDLLRAIKKLKVLGSGFGIIPVGGTFLVQSVPAELSMDHTVVLQLAEKKGFVTVSEIRDSLKWETERAKQVLDHLLREGMAWLDPIPIFPVFPGSPAEGGHGLAGSHSHYFSRFSRFCRITC; translated from the exons GCCAAGTACAAGGAGCGCGGCACGGTGCTGGCTGAGGACCAGCTGGCCCAG ATGTCCAGGCAGCTGGAGACGTTCCGCACGCACCTGCAGGCCTTCGCCTCCAAGCACAAGCAGGAGATTCGCCGCAGCCCCGAGTTCCGCCTGCAGTTCCAGCACATGTGCGCCGCCATCGGCGTCGACCCGCTGGCCT CTGGAAAAGGGTTCTGGGCCGAGGTGCTGGGAGTCGGAGACTTCTACTACGAGCTGGGCGTGCAGATCATCGAGGTGTGCCTGGCGCTGCGGCACCGCAACGGAG ggctgatcacgctggaggagctgcaggcgCAGGTGCTCAAGGGCCGCGGGAAGTTTGCGCAGGACGTCAGCGC ggatgATCTGCTCCGCGCCATCAAGAAGCTGAAGGTCCTGGGCAGCGGCTTCGGGATCATCCCCGTGGGGGGAACGTTCCTGGTGCAGTCGGTGCCGGCCGAGCTCAGCATGGACCACACggtggtgctgcagctggcCGAG aaaaaaggATTTGTGACAGTCAGCGAGATCCGGGACAGCCTCAAGTGGGAGACGGAGAGAGCCAAGCAGGTGCTG GATCACCTGCTGAGGGAGGGCATGGCCTGGctggatcccattcccatttttcccgtTTTTCCAGGATCACCTGCTGAGGGAGGGCATGGCCTGGctggatcccattcccattatttttcccgtttttcccgTTTTTGCAGGATCACCTGCTGA
- the SNF8 gene encoding vacuolar-sorting protein SNF8 isoform X5 gives MHRRGVGAGAIARRKLTEAKYKERGTVLAEDQLAQAFASKHKQEIRRSPEFRLQFQHMCAAIGVDPLASGKGFWAEVLGVGDFYYELGVQIIEVCLALRHRNGGLITLEELQAQVLKGRGKFAQDVSADDLLRAIKKLKVLGSGFGIIPVGGTFLVQSVPAELSMDHTVVLQLAEKKGFVTVSEIRDSLKWETERAKQVLDHLLREGMAWLDPIPIFPVFPGSPAEGGHGLAGSHSHYFSRFSRFCRITC, from the exons GCCAAGTACAAGGAGCGCGGCACGGTGCTGGCTGAGGACCAGCTGGCCCAG GCCTTCGCCTCCAAGCACAAGCAGGAGATTCGCCGCAGCCCCGAGTTCCGCCTGCAGTTCCAGCACATGTGCGCCGCCATCGGCGTCGACCCGCTGGCCT CTGGAAAAGGGTTCTGGGCCGAGGTGCTGGGAGTCGGAGACTTCTACTACGAGCTGGGCGTGCAGATCATCGAGGTGTGCCTGGCGCTGCGGCACCGCAACGGAG ggctgatcacgctggaggagctgcaggcgCAGGTGCTCAAGGGCCGCGGGAAGTTTGCGCAGGACGTCAGCGC ggatgATCTGCTCCGCGCCATCAAGAAGCTGAAGGTCCTGGGCAGCGGCTTCGGGATCATCCCCGTGGGGGGAACGTTCCTGGTGCAGTCGGTGCCGGCCGAGCTCAGCATGGACCACACggtggtgctgcagctggcCGAG aaaaaaggATTTGTGACAGTCAGCGAGATCCGGGACAGCCTCAAGTGGGAGACGGAGAGAGCCAAGCAGGTGCTG GATCACCTGCTGAGGGAGGGCATGGCCTGGctggatcccattcccatttttcccgtTTTTCCAGGATCACCTGCTGAGGGAGGGCATGGCCTGGctggatcccattcccattatttttcccgtttttcccgTTTTTGCAGGATCACCTGCTGA